The following proteins are encoded in a genomic region of Anabas testudineus chromosome 13, fAnaTes1.2, whole genome shotgun sequence:
- the arcn1b gene encoding archain 1b — MVLLAAAVCTKAGKAIVSRQFVEMTRTRIEGLLAAFPKLMNTGKQHTFVETDSVRYVYQPLEKLYMVLITTKNSNILEDLETLRLFSRVIPEYCRVLEESEISEHCFDLIFAFDEIVALGYRENVNLAQIRTFTEMDSHEEKVFRAVRETQEREAKAEMRRKAKELQQARRDAERSGKKVPAFGGFGSAGMTSVSSGSILTDTIVEPEKPKIAPAPVRPSGPSKALKLGAKGKEVDNFVDKLKSEGETIMPTSGKRGSDVSKVLPPPVNVESVHLRVEEKISLTCGRDGGLQNMEVLGMLTLRVADEKNGRIRLIINNNDNKGLQLQTHPNVDKKLFTSDSVIGLKNPEKSFPLNNDVGVLKWRLQTTDESLIPLTINCWPSESGTGCDVNIEYELQEESLELNDVVISIPVPSGVGAPVIGDLDGEYKHDNRRNVLEWCLPVIDANNKTGSLEFSIAGQPNDFFPVSVSFVSKRNYCDIQVTKVTHVDGDSSVRYSSETSFVVDKYEIL; from the exons ATG GTGCTGTTGGCAGCGGCGGTGTGCACCAAGGCCGGCAAGGCCATTGTATCACGGCAGTTTGTGGAAATGACACGGACGCGCATTGAGGGTCTCCTGGCTGCATTTCCTAAACTGATGAACACAGGAAAGCAGCATACCTTTGTGGAAACAGACAGTGTGCGCTATGTGTACCAGCCACTGGAGAAACTCTACATGGTGCTCATTACCACCAAGAACAGCAACATCCTAGAGGACCTAGAGACACTCAGACTTTTCTCCCGTGTG ATCCCAGAATACTGTCGTGTGCTGGAAGAGAGCGAAATATCGGAGCACTGTTTTGACCTGATCTTCGCCTTCGATGAAATTGTGGCATTAGGCTACAGAGAGAATGTCAACCTAGCTCAGATCCGCACCTTCACAGAGATGGACTCCCATGAGGAAAAGGTTTTCCGTGCTGTCAGAGAG ACCCAGGAAAGAGAGGCCAAGGCAGAGATGAGAAGGAAGGCCAAAGAGTTGCAGCAGGCTAGGAGGGATGCTGAGCGCTCTGGAAAGAAGGTGCCAGCTTTTGGCGGCTTTGGCAGTGCTGGCATGACCAGCGTCTCCTCAGGGTCCATCCTCACAGACACTATTGTTGAGCCAGAGAAGCCTAAGATCGCACCTGCACCAGTCAG accAAGTGGACCCAGTAAGGCTCTGAAACTGGGCGCCAAAGGGAAAGAGGTTGATAACTTTGTCGACAAGCTCAAGTCTGAGGGTGAAACAATCATGCCCACCTCAGGAAAGAGAGGCTCAGATGTATCAAAGGTTCTGCCACCACCAGTCAATGTGGAGAG TGTACATCTGCGTGTGGAGGAGAAGATCTCACTGACTTGCGGTCGCGACGGCGGCCTACAGAATATGGAGGTGCTGGGCATGCTGACGCTCCGAGTGGCAGATGAGAAGAACGGGCGCATTCGCCTCATTATCAACAATAATGACAACAAAGGGCTGCAGCTGCAA ACACATCCTAATGTGGACAAGAAGCTGTTCACATCGGATTCAGTGATTGGCCTGAAGAATCCAGAGAAGTCATTCCCTCTCAACAATGATGTTGGTGTGCTAAAGTGGAGACTACAGACCACAGACGAGTCTCTCATACCTTTAACCA TAAACTGCTGGCCTTCAGAGAGTGGTACTGGCTGCGATGTCAACATTGAATatgagctgcaggaggagagcCTAGAACTCAACGATGTGGTCATCAGCATCCCTGTACC GTCTGGTGTGGGAGCTCCTGTCATTGGTGATTTGGATGGTGAGTACAAACACGACAACAGGCGAAACGTCCTGGAGTGGTGCCTACCTGTCATTGATGCCAACAACAAGACTGGCAGCCTGGAGTTCAGCATTGCAGGACAGCCCAATGACTTCTTCCCTGTCAGTGTATCCTTTGTGTCCAAGCGCAACTACTGCGACATCCAG GTTACCAAAGTGACTCATGTAGATGGTGACAGCTCTGTTAGATACTCTTCAGAAACTTCCTTCGTTGTCGACAAATATGAAatcctgtaa
- the LOC113147904 gene encoding porphobilinogen deaminase isoform X1, whose protein sequence is MEEGPYKYIRDGNGKVSRVIRIGTRKSQLARIQTDSVAEKLKELYPDIHLEIVAMSTTGDKILDTALSKIGEKSLFTKELENALDRNEVDLVVHSLKDLPTALPPGFTIGAVLKRESPYDAVVLHPKNVGKTLDVLPENSVVGTSSLRRAAQLKKRFPHLHFKDIRGNLNTRLKKLDEKEDFAAIILAAAGLRRMGWENRISQILEPGDCMYAVGQGALAVEVRARDTDILEMVSVLHDHDTVLRCIAERAFLRHLEGGCSVPVAVHTEVKDGQLYLTGAVYSLDGSDSLKDTMQTSITAAEKSLEEVDEQVQRVGVTAHKISGEVQDRAERLGVDLANLLLSKGAKEILTVARQLNDAR, encoded by the exons ATGGAGGAAGGACCTTACAAGTACATCAGG GATGGGAATGGCAAAGTCAGTCGGGTCATCAGGATCGGAACCCGCAAAAGCCAG TTGGCTCGCATCCAGACTGACAGTGTGGCTGAAAAGTTGAAAGAACTGTATCCTGACATCCACTTGGAAATAG TTGCCATGTCAACGACGGGAGACAAAATCCTTGACACGGCTTTATCAAAG attGGAGAGAAGAGTCTTTTCACCAAAGAGTTGGAGAATGCTCTGGACAGGAACGA GGTCGATCTGGTCGTCCACTCACTCAAAGACCTGCCCACTGCTCTGCCTCCAGGATTCACTATCGGAGCCGTGCTGAA GAGAGAAAGCCCTTATGATGCAGTGGTTTTACATCCAAAAAATGTTGGAAAAACTCTTGATGTTCTGCCAGAAAACAG tGTGGTCGGCACCAGCTCACTGCGCCGCGCTGCTCAGCTGAAGAAGAGATTCCCCCACCTGCACTTCAAAGATATT CGTGGAAACCTGAACACGCGTCTGAAGAAGCTGGATGAGAAGGAGGACTTTGCTGCCATTATCCTGGCCGCTGCCGGCCTCAGGAGAATGGGCTGGGAGAACCGGATCAGCCAG ATCCTGGAGCCTGGGGACTGTATGTATGCTGTTGGACAG gggGCTCTGGCAGTGGAGGTTCGAGCCAGAGACACAGACATCCTGGAGATGGTGTCTGTCCTCCATGACCACGACACTGTGCTGCGCTGCATAGCTGAGAGAGCCTTCCTCAGACACTTG GAGGGCGGTTGCAGCGTTCCAGTTGCTGTACACACTGAAGTAAAAGATGGCCAG CTCTACCTGACTGGGGCGGTGTACAGCTTGGATGGATCAGACAGTCTGAAGGACACGATGCAGACAAGCATCACTGCTGCTGAGAAG agCTTAGAAGAGGTCGACGAGCAAGTCCAGCGAGTCGGGGTCACAGCCCACAAGATTTCGGGTGAAGTCCAAGACCGAGCGGAGCGGCTGGGAGTCGACCTGGCAAACTTACTGCTGAGCAAAGGAGCCAAGGAGATCCTGACCGTGGCCAGGCAGCTCAACGATGCCAGATAG
- the LOC113147899 gene encoding uncharacterized protein LOC113147899: MEPPKWPIAPDGYIPNSVIRSWGVKGKVRDQTECWDGMVFYSLHPEQTTHDKEELSTRIFWFDEDEGEDEEMRTDVKKRRKEFVVEKEIKEEDKADVKVGKWKEDKKYPCREVEGKERAEEKKEEKTDRTVLLKQSGNIQTRTEISDHETVKHQRQEFSLAFTSAKTANFLSTIHHEIGPEAPTELCETITPPRLSVSKLPKLPVEHPMASADTFTTNGELRITEYIQPIEPQDWMCQPQIARSASPAPQEIQPQPHLGPTEHSPIKDKMFLLSREKYDQIMEQAALPLDRKVLKLYKKYKDNLKSSSCRGKLYTTAELSPFTPKATHFSVQTNTGGVRLNTGLTSSPALRSVLSSIQAQTVQTKCPGHSLYSDYSEQVDQSVHLIRDQIDHTPMAEWRKRLYTLISLQGFRSPRAARLAVTEHLVKPSNARPPVTSIPSVQPDQVSVHQRVVQTIQMKDTLELPSTCFHHVIPTAARHSFFTLDSCGTTQYGRLQFDWMRGHKEDKLLEVSVEKTKVTAH; encoded by the exons ATGGAGCCTCCGAAATGGCCCATAGCTCCAGACGGCTACATCCCCAACTCTGTGATCCGGAGCTGGGGGGTGAAAGGGAAGGTGCGCGACCAAACAGAGTGCTGGGATGGCATGGTGTTTTATAGCCTTCATCCTGAACAGACAACACACGACAAGGAGGAGCTCAGCACGAGAATTTTCTGGTTCGACGAAGATGAGGGGGAAGACGAAGAAATGAGGACAGAtgtgaaaaagaggaggaaagaatTTGTAGTTGAGAAAGAGATTAAAGAGGAGGATAAAGCAGATGTGAAGGTGGGAAAGTGGAAAGAAGATAAGAAATACCCTtgtagagaggtggagggaaaggaaagggcagaggagaagaaagaggagaagacgGATAGAACTGTTCTCCTGAAACAGTCCGGCAACATCCAGACAAGGACCGAAATATCTGATCATGAAACAGTGAAGCATCAGAGGCAAGAATTCAGTTTGGCGTTTACTTCAGCAAAGACTGCAAACTTCCT ctcAACCATACATCACGAAATTGGACCTGAAGCTCCGACAGAGCTTTGTGAAACCATCACACCTCCACGTCTCTCTGTGTCCA agTTGCCCAAACTTCCAGTGGAGCATCCTATGGCTTCTGCAGATACTTTCACCACAAATGGAG AGCTCAGGATTACCGAGTACATCCAGCCTATAGAGCCCCAGGATTGGATGTGTCAACCCCAGATAGCAAGATCTGCTTCTCCAGCCCCTCAGGAGATTCAACCACAACCACACCTTGGTCCCACTGAACACTCACCAATCAAGGACAAAATGTTCCTCCTGTCCAGAGAGAAGTATGACCAGATAATGGAGCAAGCAGCGCTCCCTCTTGATCGAAAAGTCTTGAAGCTCTACAAGAAGTACAAAGACAACTTAAAGAGCTCGTCATGCCGTGGAAAACTCTACACTACTGCTGAGCTTTCTCCTTTCACTCCGAAGGCTACACACTTCAGCGTTCAGACTAACACTGGGGGGGTACGTCTGAACACTGGACTTACTAGTTCTCCTGCACTGAGATCTGTACTGTCCAGCATTCAAGCTCAGACTGTCCAGACTAAATGTCCCGGTCACTCACTCTATTCTGATTACTCTGAACAAGTTGATCAATCTGTCCATCTTATCAGAGACCAAATTGACCATACGCCCATGGCTGAGTGGAGGAAGCGCCTGTACACGCTTATTTCTCTCCAGGGTTTCCGTTCTCCAAGAGCAGCAAGGTTAGCTGTTACAGAGCATCTAGTGAAGCCTTCTAATGCCAGACCACCTGTGACATCCATCCCCTCTGTGCAGCCCGACCAGGTATCAGTACATCAGAGGGTGGTGCAAACGATCCAGATGAAAGACACCCTGGAGCTGCCCTCCACCTGCTTCCATCATGTGATCCCAACGGCCGCCCGACACAGCTTCTTTACTTTGGATTCCTGTGGGACAACTCAGTATGGAAGGCTGCAGTTTGACTGGATGAGGGGACATAAGGAGGACAAGCTGCTGGAAGTGTCTGTAGAAAAGACCAAGGTTACTGCTCATTAA
- the LOC113147904 gene encoding porphobilinogen deaminase isoform X2, with protein sequence MSEEASSPDGNGKVSRVIRIGTRKSQLARIQTDSVAEKLKELYPDIHLEIVAMSTTGDKILDTALSKIGEKSLFTKELENALDRNEVDLVVHSLKDLPTALPPGFTIGAVLKRESPYDAVVLHPKNVGKTLDVLPENSVVGTSSLRRAAQLKKRFPHLHFKDIRGNLNTRLKKLDEKEDFAAIILAAAGLRRMGWENRISQILEPGDCMYAVGQGALAVEVRARDTDILEMVSVLHDHDTVLRCIAERAFLRHLEGGCSVPVAVHTEVKDGQLYLTGAVYSLDGSDSLKDTMQTSITAAEKSLEEVDEQVQRVGVTAHKISGEVQDRAERLGVDLANLLLSKGAKEILTVARQLNDAR encoded by the exons ATGTCGGAGGAAGCAAGTTCTCCG GATGGGAATGGCAAAGTCAGTCGGGTCATCAGGATCGGAACCCGCAAAAGCCAG TTGGCTCGCATCCAGACTGACAGTGTGGCTGAAAAGTTGAAAGAACTGTATCCTGACATCCACTTGGAAATAG TTGCCATGTCAACGACGGGAGACAAAATCCTTGACACGGCTTTATCAAAG attGGAGAGAAGAGTCTTTTCACCAAAGAGTTGGAGAATGCTCTGGACAGGAACGA GGTCGATCTGGTCGTCCACTCACTCAAAGACCTGCCCACTGCTCTGCCTCCAGGATTCACTATCGGAGCCGTGCTGAA GAGAGAAAGCCCTTATGATGCAGTGGTTTTACATCCAAAAAATGTTGGAAAAACTCTTGATGTTCTGCCAGAAAACAG tGTGGTCGGCACCAGCTCACTGCGCCGCGCTGCTCAGCTGAAGAAGAGATTCCCCCACCTGCACTTCAAAGATATT CGTGGAAACCTGAACACGCGTCTGAAGAAGCTGGATGAGAAGGAGGACTTTGCTGCCATTATCCTGGCCGCTGCCGGCCTCAGGAGAATGGGCTGGGAGAACCGGATCAGCCAG ATCCTGGAGCCTGGGGACTGTATGTATGCTGTTGGACAG gggGCTCTGGCAGTGGAGGTTCGAGCCAGAGACACAGACATCCTGGAGATGGTGTCTGTCCTCCATGACCACGACACTGTGCTGCGCTGCATAGCTGAGAGAGCCTTCCTCAGACACTTG GAGGGCGGTTGCAGCGTTCCAGTTGCTGTACACACTGAAGTAAAAGATGGCCAG CTCTACCTGACTGGGGCGGTGTACAGCTTGGATGGATCAGACAGTCTGAAGGACACGATGCAGACAAGCATCACTGCTGCTGAGAAG agCTTAGAAGAGGTCGACGAGCAAGTCCAGCGAGTCGGGGTCACAGCCCACAAGATTTCGGGTGAAGTCCAAGACCGAGCGGAGCGGCTGGGAGTCGACCTGGCAAACTTACTGCTGAGCAAAGGAGCCAAGGAGATCCTGACCGTGGCCAGGCAGCTCAACGATGCCAGATAG